A single region of the Leptodactylus fuscus isolate aLepFus1 chromosome 5, aLepFus1.hap2, whole genome shotgun sequence genome encodes:
- the ISLR2 gene encoding immunoglobulin superfamily containing leucine-rich repeat protein 2, with protein sequence MGTFLFLYVAVSLLKTTFSCPEACSCVDKYNQQFADCTYKKLQKVPTGFPSNVTTLSLSANKISTLKKSNFVGVPQVTSLWLAHNDISSVEKGTLATLVHLKNLDISHNQLVEFPWEDLASLPALQLLKMNNNRMVNLPVDAFDNLKDLRSLRINNNQFTVIREGTFKPLVSLLHIQIYNNPFHCTCSLMWLKKWIEEAQITVAEKDLIVCSAPEDLQGKTFTKIPDLPCGVPTVQLSYHPNLDSTELYDGFTLTLHCLVGGSPKPTIQWKVHNSTQETEIKLPGDVAKAELSGNFLVYQNGTMVIPHLSKKLQGTYTCIATNEMGSSQSSVNVSVAGSQKYPTKAEDPVAGKTPSDPKKTADKELGNSVLKEDKIDDKLKSIGPTDSTASTQNNKINAIENSVSNEKKCGPSVGGLHVSNHAFNESSNLKPHVFDLGVIALDVSEKEAKVQITPYNTHSGKQNLKMLYLCQESPKGFSLVQWSEIEDRVNSYWFQGLTPGTNYSVCLTYKGEDCQVQVVFTTKKEVPSLIIIIVVSIFLLGLATIPLVGATCCHLLSKYHGKNYKLIMKTHKQDPMEKHMAADFDPRSSYVESEKNFDPSEAGGEEPEAEAEVESVTTEEEVKKGVQESALDETLPSSQSKTNQEDFEVGSEYSDKLPLGAEAVTISEEINGNYKEPAR encoded by the coding sequence ATGGGTACATTCCTCTTCCTGTATGTTGCTGTGTCTCTTCTGAAGACAACGTTCAGCTGCCCTGAGGCATGCTCTTGTGTGGACAAATACAATCAACAGTTTGCCGACTGCACTTACAAGAAGCTACAAAAGGTTCCAACTGGTTTTCCTTCTAATGTCACCACCCTTAGTCTTTCAGCCAACAAAATCAGCACTCTAAAGAAGTCCAACTTTGTTGGGGTGCCACAGGTAACATCACTGTGGTTAGCCCATAATGATATTAGTTCAGTAGAAAAGGGTACTCTGGCAACTTTGGTTCATCTTAAAAACCTGGATATTAGTCATAACCAACTAGTAGAATTCCCATGGGAAGACCTGGCTAGCCTCCCTGCCCTCCAACTGCTAAAAATGAACAACAACCGCATGGTCAACCTACCTGTGGATGCCTTTGACAATTTAAAAGATCTTAGGTCTCTCCGAATAAATAATAATCAATTTACTGTAATTCGGGAAGGAACCTTCAAGCCTCTTGTGTCTCTTCTACACATTCAGATCTACAATAACCCCTTCCATTGCACTTGCTCACTCATGTGGCTGAAAAAATGGATTGAAGAAGCTCAAATCACTGTAGCAGAGAAGGATTTAATTGTATGTAGTGCCCCTGAAGATCTCCAAGGGAAGACATTTACTAAAATTCCAGATTTGCCATGTGGGGTTCCTACTGTGCAGCTAAGCTACCACCCTAATCTTGATAGCACTGAGCTATATGATGGATTTACTcttactttacactgtttggtggGTGGTAGTCCCAAACCAACAATCCAGTGGAAAGTTCACAATTCAACCCAAGAGACTGAGATTAAACTGCCCGGTGATGTGGCCAAAGCAGAGTTATCTGGAAATTTTCTGGTTTATCAAAATGGAACAATGGTCATTCCCCACCTCAGCAAAAAGTTGCAAGGAACATATACTTGTATAGCCACAAATGAGATGGGCAGTAGCCAGAGCTCAGTCAATGTCTCTGTGGCAGGAAGTCAAAAATATCCCACAAAGGCTGAAGATCCAGTAGCAGGAAAGACACCTTCAGATCCTAAAAAAACTGCAGATAAGGAATTGGGAAACAGTGTTCTAAAAGAAGATAAAATAGATGACAAATTGAAATCCATTGGTCCAACCGATTCTACTGCTAGTACTCAAAATAACAAGATTAATGCCATAGAAAATTCTGTCTCAAATGAGAAGAAATGTGGGCCTAGTGTAGGAGGTCTGCATGTCTCCAACCATGCGTTCAATGAAAGTAGCAACTTGAAACCTCACGTGTTTGATCTGGGAGTAATAGCTTTGGATGTATCAGAGAAAGAGGCAAAGGTACAAATAACTCCATACAATACACATTCTGGCAAACAGAACCTAAAGATGCTATACCTCTGCCAGGAAAGTCCTAAAGGTTTTTCTTTGGTCCAGTGGTCAGAAATCGAGGATCGAGTGAACTCCTACTGGTTTCAAGGACTAACACCCGGCACCAACTATTCTGTATGCCTAACATACAAAGGGGAAGACTGTCAAGTGcaggtggtttttaccacaaagaaaGAAGTTCCCTCTTTGATCATTATCATTGTGGTGAGCATTTTCCTTCTTGGTTTGGCTACCATACCATTGGTGGGAGCCACTTGCTGTCATCTACTTTCTAAATATCATGGGAAAAATTATAAATTAATCATGAAGACCCACAAACAAGATCCAATGGAGAAGCACATGGCTGCTGATTTTGACCCAAGATCATCTTATGTGGAATCTGAAAAGAATTTTGATCCCAGTGAAGCTGGAGGAGAAGAACCAGAAGCAGAAGCAGAGGTAGAATCAGTAACTACAGAAGAAGAGGTTAAGAAGGGGGTTCAAGAAAGTGCATTAGATGAAACTCTTCCCAGCTCTCAATCCAAAACCAACCAGGAAGATTTTGAGGTGGGATCTGAGTACAGTGATAAGCTTCCTTTGGGAGCTGAGGCTGTGACCATCTCTGAAGAAATTAATGGTAACTACAAGGAACCTGCCCGCTGA